Below is a window of Carettochelys insculpta isolate YL-2023 chromosome 4, ASM3395843v1, whole genome shotgun sequence DNA.
ATATTTTTCATGTGAATGTAATGTTAGTGGAAGGTGCTGGGTCGGTGACCCAGGAAACTGGAAACCTCTCTTCATACCCATAGCTTTCTCACTTCCCTGACAACATGGCTCATTCCTTATTAGGGAGTGATCATTTTGGGGGACAGAGAGTGTAACCCACTCTTCACATCTATCCAGTCTTTGTGCTCTCTGTTGATACTTCCAACAGGAGTGTCAGTCAGTTTTTCCTGAAAGCTGAGTgctcgggcagccacccaggagggagtcaaatactgcccagctgattagcagagcatgcacagcacccacagccagcagcatgtgtttctgtctGTGTTTCCAcatatgcctcggtgcacataaacaacatttattctgcccacagatagaaaaaaattagagggagcactggtgtCAGTTAATTCTAGTTCTGATATCCTGGCTGTATTGGTGATGCAGACCTCTATATTTTAGAAGCTGGACCATTCATTTCAcgtggggcttgtctacactaccaccttccttcgaaagaaggatggtaattagggttttgggagtttactaatgaagtgctgctagacgcgtgccggtactttgaagttgccacgcaGGTTGCAGGGGGAGTCGGGGGGAGAGAGatttgctgaatgaagtgctgcctatgttcagcagcacttcattagtaaactcccaacaccctaattaccatccttctgttgaaggaaggtggtagtgtagacaagcccgtagaCCACTCAACAGCTGGTCATGACTTCCAGTAATTAATAATCTAAGCCACAGCTGGACTGGTGCTTAAATGGAGAAAGGCATTGTATCTTATTACTAGAATCCCCATGCACTATCCATACCCACTTgagttaaaaatataaaacagatataAGTCTCCTCATCAGTGGAAGTTTGTTTTTTAGCATGATTATAATATACAAGTGTCATCCTATTCAGAgaatggctttttatttttttactggaGAATACTATAGAGTCCCAGTCTTGCACTGACTAGATTTATTTGGCACTTTTTATCTGTCTAGATAGCCAGCTACCTGCCCCTGAAAAAAGTGGGATATCCCACAACCCTTATCTTTGGTAACAGTAGATTGTTTTCCTGTGTAAATATCTTTTATGATTCAGAGCTTATTGAGGAATTTATGTAACTAAGGTATTTAAAACTATCATGATATTATAtgaggaaggatggaaggaaggaagacgATCAGTTGAGATTGTAATTGAAATGCATGGAAAAGAGTACCAGCAAGAAAATACATTGTCAGTGTATCCATGTAAATGAATAAAAGTCAAGCAGGTAAAGAAGGAAGGAGCAAGTTTAATGGTAGAGGAAAAATACAGCAGATTGACAGTGGAAAATGAGTGGAAATAAGGAGATCACAAGAGGATTGAAATATTGGTACCATATGTTCTTGGGCAAGTCATGTTTGCAATATACctctctgtttgtttatttttccatgaagaaccaattttttttctgcagtttcCGGCAGTTATCCTTGATTCGTCATGTAAGCTGattcacccaggctgtggtcccTGATTATTCTGCATCAGGATCAttatccaaaacccactgaagccaCTGGAACTCCTACCAATGACAGCAGTGGTCTTTGAATCCAACCCCTGGTGACCTGCACTGTCAGGGAACATTTGTTTTTTATATGTACAATAGAAGTTTGTTTTCAAACTAAATAGCTGTTAATTTGATATTATGGGGATAAATTTTAGAGGTTTTGCTCACTGATGAGCACTCGCTCATGCAAGTAGTCCCACATTGAAACCAAGCAGACATTCTTAACTCCATAATTGCTCCATAGTCTGGcccacagctggctggctggtggcttAAACAAATATATCTACACTAGACTCTACCACCGTTACCTACTGTTAGACCATAATTATTCCATTCTGATACCCTTCCTCGTGATGAGTAGCACTTTGCTTCAGAAGtgatcccactgatttcaatggaaccaTGTAAGGAGTAAGATGCTGGTCAGTGTGAGGAAGTGTATCAGAAGCTATCCCTTTGACTTCAACTGGCCTCTTTGACCTGGAGTAGGGTATAACTCAGCATGATGATaaatggcagaatctggccctctctGAGTAAATAGAATTTTACATGGTAGCAGTGCCTTGATCCTCCTGGTCCACAGTACATGAAGTAAGGGGTGAAAGTCCAAGAACAGAGTAAAAAGAATAACAGTTGAAAAAGCACCATACAGCCCAAAATGCAAAGAGGAGACTGTCTGTGAGATACCAGCAAAAAAGTGAGGTAATCTTTATGCTGTATGCTGATTTATAAGGTATGTTctaggctggttgcaaaaatcaGTACTGTTATTATGTATCCCTTCAATTCTTAGTCGCTATACTTTCATGAGAAATTACAGCATCCTATCCCAACTGCACAACCCAGCTCATCCATCTTAACTGCTCTACAGTTCTAATTTACTGGCTTGTATAATGTATCATTGGCTAGACTCGAGGCAAATGGTTATTAAAACTATGCCTGCACTGGGGTGTAAAATGCAGTTTTAAATTTCCTAAAAATGGAAAAACCCTTAACACCTTTTTCAGCCACTTTCCAATTTCCTCTAAATCAGTCTTTTTTCAAACCATTGCAACATTCCTTATGACACATTCTCTGTGAAATCAGAGAAGCAGCTCGTGACTTTGGATCAGAGTTGATCCACATAACATACAtactaaggccctgatcctgcaatcgGAAACCTGTGGAAGTATCCTTGTGCCAATGCGCAATCTTCCACTGAAGCCAAGGGGGCTCTGTGTGGCTATCCGTAAAGATCCTATTGGAGGTCAGGGCCTAAAACTGTATCTATTTTGTATGCTACATTCATAATAGATATTATTATaaggcacttttaaaaataaatctaaacTCAATAAATCTTATTTAATTTTACTCAAAACCTTGAGTAACCAGAGCACAGTTCAGAAAAATAATATGAAGGCTAATTGCTTGAAATACAGGGGACACTGCTTACAGTCACATTTGTTTTTGTCTTAAAGCTTAAAACCTAGCATCCTGCTTACTTAATAGAATAGTATGTGTCCACTTCATGTTATATGTATAAAGTGTGTGATAATGTTCATAAGTGTATTATCTTAATGTGATATCCATTTTGAGACATTTAAAAATTTTGAATAGCTTGGACTCAGATTTGAGGGGATACATGTGAAGTTATTAAGTAAGCTAAGGACTGCTATAGGCACTTTTGGTGTGCCAGATCACCACTGCAAACAATTAATTGCATGCAAAGTGGATGCTGCATCACAACTACAAGATTTACTCTTCAATGATTGATGGTTTCCACACCTGGGCTGTGACACCAACTTTCTTTGCCGAAAACTTTGGCCTCGGAGCAGTAAAGAAAGAGGATGTGATTGATTCTTGCTTAGAAAATGAAGGGTAACCACTAGGCTCATAGGATTCATTTACTGGGGTGGATGCGTTTGACAGGAACGATGGTTGTGAACTGTAGGCTGGTACGGAGTACACTGAAGATGCTTGGACGTTGGCAGAAGAACCAGCACTGAGTGGTCTTGAAGGTAGAGCATGTTTTGAGGCAGTCACTGAGTCGAACTTTGTGGACTGCTTAGTAGTTGGGCCTTCCTTAGTAGCAGAAGGAGGTTGAAAAGTAAATAAAGATGCATTAAGCTGATATGGTTGATGCTTCATGACATCTAAAGAACTGAGAACTTTCTTAGGTTTTCTTTTGGTATTTTTAGTAACTGCAGGTGATTTAGATTGAGGTTTGGTAGCAGCAGGTGGGTAAGAGGGGGACTGGATGGGATTgtaagcaacaggtggaggtgctCGAACATTAGATGAATACTTCCAAGAAGCTGGTAAAGAAGGAGTTGGAGATGAGGCCCGTGGCATGTGGGCCTGCACAGTTTCCGAGTCTACCACATACTTCTCCATTCGAGATTGCCTTTTGGCAAATAGCTGTGCTCCTTTTCCACTAAAAGCTGGTGGCATCTCAAAGGCTGGCCCTATTCCTCCAGCAAATGCAACATTTCCTATTGGTGTAGTAGGTGTTATTTTGGGCGTATAATTTTGATTTGATACTGTTGCTTGAGGCCCTTTAAAAGGACCTGTTATCTTAAGAGTACTTGGCGGTGGGGGAGGATGATGAGCAGGCTGTGTTTGCTTGATTGGATCAGGAACTGCAGCTTGGGGTGAGTTTGGAGTtgggaagacaggaggctgggtaGAAGCCACAGCCGGCGGTGACCAGACTGGTGAAATGGGAGTGGCAGCAGTAGGAGAGACTTTGACTGAGGGCTTTGGAGCAACAGGTGGAGGGGTCTTTTGTTTTGATGCTTGGATCTGCATGAAATTACAAGCCTCTGCTCCTAAACTAAGGTAGTCTTCCTCGGgtcccgattcaaagccagctccaGTACTTCGTTTGCCTTCTGTATTCTGTACAAGGGATAATAGGGCAGGGTTAGGACTCACTTTTGGAGGTTCCTTGAAAGTAAACATAGGCTTTGCAGTGCTTCTTTTCTTTGCCTCTTGTAGTATGCCAGTTCTTTTGGCCGGCACTGCAATCCTTTCATCTCTGGAGGCTATGTGCTCTGTTGACTCTGTTGGTGACCAAATAGCTGGCTGAGCTCTACTGGCCACTGGACTTGATCCTGCTCCATAAAAGACTTGAGGCAGTGGGCTACCTGTGGAATAGGATGGTGGTGCTGGTAAATCCGAGAGAGGGCTAGTCACATTTCTTGTTGGtgaaaatggtgctgctgctcgGTTCTGTACACCAGGAAAAGGTTTAGCTGTTCGGTTTAAAGATGTTGATTTATGGGCATCGTAAGACTCTGGTGCTCCCCCAATGCCATTTTGTTGAACCATTTTGCTATGACTGTGGCTCACCTCTATGTAGCTTTTGCTCATGCAGCTCTGCATTCTTGGTGGTTCTTCCTCTCTTGCCTGATAAGACGAGGAGCTCACTTGTTTGAAGCTCTCTTTTGGGGTGGTTCCCCTTTGTTGTTCCGCATGCATTCCATGCAACTTCATCTCTTCTTGTTCAGCTGTTATCTCATCCATTCTCTGCCGCCGCTTGGCAAACATGAGGGCCCCCTTGCCCTTGGTTTCTGGCAGCATC
It encodes the following:
- the SYNPO2 gene encoding synaptopodin-2 isoform X1, translated to MFKKRRQRARKYTLVSYGTGELERDEDEGEEGEGEEGDKENTFEVTLLGTSESEIDEDFFSDIDNEGQIVTFDWDTGLLEVENKIKGGDEMQMLPETKGKGALMFAKRRQRMDEITAEQEEMKLHGMHAEQQRGTTPKESFKQVSSSSYQAREEEPPRMQSCMSKSYIEVSHSHSKMVQQNGIGGAPESYDAHKSTSLNRTAKPFPGVQNRAAAPFSPTRNVTSPLSDLPAPPSYSTGSPLPQVFYGAGSSPVASRAQPAIWSPTESTEHIASRDERIAVPAKRTGILQEAKKRSTAKPMFTFKEPPKVSPNPALLSLVQNTEGKRSTGAGFESGPEEDYLSLGAEACNFMQIQASKQKTPPPVAPKPSVKVSPTAATPISPVWSPPAVASTQPPVFPTPNSPQAAVPDPIKQTQPAHHPPPPPSTLKITGPFKGPQATVSNQNYTPKITPTTPIGNVAFAGGIGPAFEMPPAFSGKGAQLFAKRQSRMEKYVVDSETVQAHMPRASSPTPSLPASWKYSSNVRAPPPVAYNPIQSPSYPPAATKPQSKSPAVTKNTKRKPKKVLSSLDVMKHQPYQLNASLFTFQPPSATKEGPTTKQSTKFDSVTASKHALPSRPLSAGSSANVQASSVYSVPAYSSQPSFLSNASTPVNESYEPSGYPSFSKQESITSSFFTAPRPKFSAKKVGVTAQVWKPSIIEE